Proteins found in one Quercus robur chromosome 2, dhQueRobu3.1, whole genome shotgun sequence genomic segment:
- the LOC126695539 gene encoding uncharacterized protein LOC126695539, which translates to MPGLDPNLVAHALNVESGAKPVVQPMQTFHHDVEAQIIQEIQKLLTVGFIKPIMHPKWLSNIVLVKKKNGQIRCCVDFRNLNKACPKDEFPLPNMDMLVDSAAGHAMFSFMDGFSGYNQIRMSSKDAAKTAFRTPIGNFYYTVMPFGLKNARATYQRVMTAIFHDMMHKEIEDYVDDIVVKSKTRGDHLAILRKVFERCRLYKLRMNPLKCAFRVTAGKFLGFLVHQRAITPTAVRGQAIADLLANFPGEDSWDITDDVPGELPAIALVETVGAAWTLHFDGSSTTSKGGVGIVLSKSTGETMSMSFKLDFPCTNNMAEYEAYLTGLAVAREMGIKRLRVIGDSNLVICQARGDFALKEPSLALYRAMAQRLEDFFKEFNIEHSLRSDNCFADALAILGSKIRFEGATTDVTIVKMPIPVLQMLKEELSDQPLGHTEWRSPIIEALLSPDEKDHLKILKDYALMVGELYKKLPGGVLARCLSPGESIKRLNEVHEESYGPSGSISLYRRLQ; encoded by the exons ATGCCCGGTTTGGATCCTAACCTAGTAGCACATGCTCTCAACGTGGAATCAGGGGCAAAGCCAGTAGTACAGCCCATGCAGACCTTCCATCATGATGTTGAAGCTCAGATCATTCAAGAAATCCAAAAACTTCTCACGGTTGGGTTCATCAAGCCTATCATGCACCCAAAGTGGCTTTCAAATATTGTACTGGTCAAGAAAAAGAATGGGCAAATACGATGTTGTGTTGACTTCCGGAATCTTAataaagcatgccccaaagatgaATTTCCACTTCCTAACATGGATATGCTTGTTGATTCAGCTGCTGGGCATGCTATGTTTTCATTCATGGATGGCTTTAGCGGCTATAATCAGATCAGAATGTCATCCAAAGATGCAGCCAAAACAGCCTTTCGAACTCCTATTGGTAACTTTTATTACACCGTCATGCCCTTCGGTCTCAAAAATGCCAGAGCCACATATCAAAGGGTTATGACCGCAATCTTTCATGACATGATGCACAAAGAGATTGAggactatgtggatgacattgtTGTGAAGTCAAAAACCAGAGGAGATCATCTTGCTATCTTACGAAAGGTTTTCGAAAGGTGTCGACTTTACAAGCTTCGCATGAATCCACTTAAATGTGCTTTTAGAGTTACGGCTGGGAAATTTCTAGGATTTCTTGTACATCAAAGAG CAATCACCCCAACAGCTGTAAGGGGTCAAGCCATCGCTGATTTGTTGGCAAATTTTCCTGGCGAAGACAGCTGGGACATCACTGATGATGTGCCTGGAGAACTGCCAGCAATTGCACTAGTGGAAACAGTTGGGGCAGCTTGGACTTTACATTTTGATGGATCCTCTACTACTTCTAAAGGAGGGGTTGGAATAGTCTTATCCAAGAGTACCGGAGAAACAATGAGTATGTCATTCAAGCTTGATTTTCCATGCACTAACAATATGGCTGAATATGAAGCATATCTCACGGGCCTAGCGGTAGCTCGTGAAATGGGCATTAAACGTCTTCGAGTAATTGGAGACTCAAATCTGGTTATTTGCCAAGCTAGAGGAGATTTTGCACTCAAGGAACCATCTTTAGCTCTATATAGAGCTATGGCTCAAAGGTTGGAGGACTTTTTTAAAGAATTCAATATTGAACACTCCCTAAGGTCCGACAATTGCTTTGCTGATGCTCTAGCTATATTGGGatcaaaaatcagatttgaaggTGCAACCACAGATGTTACTATTGTGAAAATGCCAATCCCAGTGTTACAAATGCTGAAGGAAGAATTATCTGATCAACCGCTGGGACATACAGAGTGGCGGTCTCCCATTATAGAAGCATTATTATCACCGGATGAGAAGGATCATTTGAAGATACTCAAAGATTATGCTCTAATGGTAGGGGAACTATACAAGAAGCTACCTGGAGGAGTTCTAGCTAGATGCTTGAGCCCTGGCGAGTCCATTAAGCGATTAAatgaagttcatgaagaatctTATGGTCCCAGCGGTTCTATCAGTCTCTACAGACGCCTCCAGTGA